The sequence aagtcgttCAGTTtcttagaaaacgaattttaaaattggtagccaattcggaatcacgcctgttaacgcgggccaccctgcgtgtgtgacgtaacgtgcctactcttttcgagccccgcctcgcccagcagacggttgcagcgcgcgctttcttatacaaggcggcgacgacgcgagtaaagttgttcggttttgttagctgctagcgtcttggtcgtcgttgacatcgggttttacagtaagcacgcacaatattgagcaacgaggagatcgatgcggggcacgacagctacttcacgcgccggcgggtcgaaatcaaaaggcgatgcttccgcgctcataTGTAGTAGCTGCAATCATCACTGAATTCCTCACTGTTAAGTtgagacgggctggcacagcttgattccgcgtcgaTGACAACGCAAGCTTGCTTTTCGCGCGATAGAGGAagcacgtgtgctatgtttacactgGCCCTAgccagccgtggcggcgtgtagcggacttcgtgacgtcatcgcatacccagcacggagcagctcagctccctgtttcggtttcgactcctcgtttattgcttatttaaaattattgacgagtctttcagcaaaatgaaccacccttgctgttacaggactttttatactatttgaaaacggcattatctcaatatggtcgaaaatgcaccggagttcccctttaacgtGGCTGCTCCTCGCTCAACCAGTTCATGCGGCACGACAACGGAGTTtcgccaagcttaaacagctccgtgttAACAAATCTTCAGTATTTTTTACTATTGACCCTTGTCGTAAAACATTACATGGACATTTTTCATGTACTATACACTTTGTTGTACAAATTTCGTCGCTCTAAATGTTGCGCAACCCAAGCCCGCCGACAGGTTGAAAAGCTTCGAATGATGTCATCGCGAGCTCGGCTCTGGTGGCCACCTGCTATTGGTCAGTACGCGTCAGCTTACGCGGCATCGCTAGCACGTTGTTTGTCTTACCTCCAAGCCAGAGATGATCCATGAGTTTCTTGGCAATGTCGACGCCCGCGTCGTACTTTTTGTCTGAATTGACACTGGAAGTCTTGAGATCCAAGAATAGAAGAGCCAGGCTCTTTTCGTATATGCCCCCGTCTAAAAAGAAACATTTGGGATTGAACCGCTTCAGCCGTGACCTTTGAAGGTctataaatgcgtcaaattcatACTACATAAcctcaaggcactcgatatttaCTTGCAACATAAATACTGTCATAATACGTTGATTTCTATGTTTTATTGGAATCAACTGTCACCAAAATTGCAGTTGAATATCTATTGATCCTGTACATTAAAGGAAACAAGCAGATATTGAAGCCATGTAtgggggacgttaattgtactgctttAAGTGTACTGTAGTAATCGTGATaaagatgcgaagaaagtaaagtggacgaaatgacaacttgccgccggcaggaaccgaatctgcaaccttcggataacgcgtccgatgctctaccaatgctCTACCCTCCCAGATttccatgcacataaatacccgataaattGGATGAggagacgaccgccgccgtaactcaattggtagtgcgtcgggcgggttatccgaaggttgcaggttcggtccctgcgttgtcttttcgtacactttacctTCCAATCTATATCAggattactacaatacacttaaaacagtacaattaatgtgccctatactttccttggctttattatctgctggttttcacgAAAAttgcgtcaaacaaagaaacgagcccacaAAATTCATTTCTTTTATTGATTCTTAAATCAGTCATGCTATGTGATTGCATAAAAAGAATTGAATCTCAGGTTAGAAATATAGCGCAATCTCGTTTTGGTTTATGgtatttcgagcaaagaaaaattacttttgacgtggctcgcgaACATGGTAGAGCCTTCATGAAAGGGATCATAGGGAACAGTAGACTGCAAAATTAAGTTATAAGAAGACGCATTCATTACACAGGAGGTGCATTTGATTCAAACCTCAATGTATCTAGCTCTTTCTTAGCCAatagtcgacacaactagcaaaaactaTTTGTATACACAAATATGTACAAAGGGTCTCAAAGTGTTAAAACAAAGTGAAATCTAGAAATATTGTCACGTACGGCAAGTACGTGAAGTCGACGGACGACACAGGAAGAAGGAAACGTATTTTATtcggagcgaacttgtgccccccTCAACGAAAAACAAAGATCGCTCAACGGCTTCGCCGCAAGCGTGCCTGTTGTGGCGAGCGACCGTCtacaggaaagaagaaagaatgaatcCTGTTCACTCCCCGCAGCTCGTTTTAAAGACAGTGGCATGAGACCATTCACCGCCCACCTACCGTCTATCGCGGAATTCGATAAGACGTGCACGTCATCGTTTAGGACAGCTACCCTGAGCGAGTATGAAAAACGCAAGGAAAAGCGACAGCCCTCATCGCGCGATAAACCGCTGAACGATACGCACGTGGCactgccccccccaccccctgaaaatacagcatcgcctcgatgcgaaCACATAATAAAGCacacagagagaaacaaaggacAGTGCAAAAAAATGCAGTCAAAAAATGAATACACCTTAGTGTTTGCGTACGCGCACTTCAAGTTCAGCACATAAATTCGGCACAAAATTAAATCGATTGTCTACCGCCCGTAGAAAGGTTTCAGTCTCACGACGTGAACTACCTCAGGTCGCGCACTacgccgctgccgctgcaacgCTCCTTCGGGAACGATCTCATAGTTCACTTCACTGAGACGACGTAGGACCTTGTATGGGCCAAAGTAGCGTAATAAGAGCTTTTCGCTTAGCCCACGCCGGCGAATAGGCGTCCACAGCCACACAAGGTCACCAGGAGTGCACTCTTGTtgccgtcgtcgaaggttgtagtgtTGGGCATCTAGTTCTTGCTGCCTCTTTAGCCGTACGCGGGCGAGTTGGCGAGCCTCTTCGGCACGATACAAATATTGAGCTACGTTAGGATTAACGTCACTGTCATTTACGTGCGGCAACATGGCATCAAGTGTTGTTGTAGGTGTTCGCCCATATACAAGACTAAACGGGCTCATTCGTGTGGTCTCTTGCAACGCCGTGTTGTGGGCAAACGTTACATAGGGCAGCACTtggtcccatgtcttgtgctcaacgtctacgtacattgacagcatgtctgccaTTGTCTTGTTGAGCCGCTATGTGAGGCCGTTAGTCTGTGGATGGTATGCGGTCGTTCTGCGGTGACTGGTCTGGCTATACTGCAATATCGCTTGCATAAGGTCACTGCAGAAGGCGTTTCCTCTATCAGTAATGATCACCtctggagcaccatgacgcagaacgatgttaaTAATGAAAAATCTGGCAGCTTCTTGGGCGGTGGCTCTTGCAAGTGCTTGCTTGCAAGAACACGGCAACTTTAACATTGACAAGACATGTAGCCACAAGCAATGAACACAATGCAGAAGAAAGAATGAATCCTGTTCACTCCCCGCAGCTCGTTTTAAAGACAGTGGCATGAGACCATTCACCGCCCACCTACCGTCTACCGCGGAATTCGATAAGACATGCACGTCATCATTTAAGGCAGCTACCCTGAGCGAGTATGATAAACGCAAGGAAAAGCGACAGCCCTCATCGCGCGATAAACCACTGAACgatacgcacgtggcaatattaattGCCCACTGGGCATGCAAATTTCACTTTTCCCCCCTACTGTGGATCATGCAGTCTTGGAACAATGCCTTACAGCAAGGAAGTCCTTGTCTGAGCTTTGGAAGCCGCAAAGCCGAACGTAAGGTTTAGGCTCCCAGCTACGGTGTCTTGTACATTTTTTCTTACACTTCTATTAGTACCTTGCTCTAAATATTTCTGCAGTTCATTTGAAAACAAACAGTTAAGTTCCCCATTTGTCTGGCTTCATTGTCTCTTCGCTTCGTGTGACTGTAATCAACAATAACATAGAGCCCCTTGGCACCCTTTGTTCTCGCCCATACGAACAATCCCTTTGAATTGAGAAAAATATTAAGCCAGCAAAATGTTATCGATCACACCGCATTGCACTCTGAGATATTTGAAAAGAAAGGCCGAGATAAGGAAGAAAGAAACTTGTATGAATGCAGGCGTGAAGTCGTCTGCACTTATCTACACAGCCGCAATAGTACGGGATAGTTAATTATTCAAGATAGTCTAAACAGGCCGTAAAGAATGGAAGAACATACGAGATGAGACATACAAGCGCTGCCTTGTAAATGACCTATTATTAAGAGGCATACAACTTCAAGCACAGACATCAGAGGAAACATATTTACGGCATGCGCAGAAATTCCTTTTCGTTGCTGACCTAATAGACACACTCGGGGTCAATTGTATGAGCGCGCTCCTCTTGATAAAGTAATGAATGCTTCGAATCTTTTATACAGGTGCATGCATGTTGGGATGATTAGTGACCAGCTTGCCTAACTATTCAGCTTTGCTGAAGTTGTCACCCTTCACAGGGGAAGAGGTTTTCGTCAGCTCTGTTGAAACGTAGCATTAGGTCTGTTTCCGCTTGTTCCTGTATTTCTTTGTTAAAAGCTATACCTTCATACCTTAATTGCAGTTAATTAACCGATATTCTTGGACCTATACTGTAAACGTTATTTGCTTATTTCGACTGTACACAAGTTATTGCTTCCATCCGCGTTAAATACTAGCGCTTTTCAAAGTGCGCTTTCCTTACCCTTCATCGTAGCTCCATTAAACTAGGGTGTACCTGTTCTACGCTTTACATGGTGTGCCCACCTCCATTCCTTCATTTTAAAAACCATCCACCATGAAACCCTACTTTAAGCGAGTTACGAATGAGTGCATTAGACGGATCAGTCTAAACAATGCTGCGTGATTGGTCACTGTATATTTCATAGCTTCTCTTTCTCTGCGTCATCCAACCCAGGTGCAGAATAGCAGGCCAGAGCAATGAGTAGGATTTCTGATAATAAAAACAACctccttctctctatctttttcactATTAACTTCTTCCTAAGTATCATTTTGTATCATAGCTTctaaaattgcaagaaaaaacaCAGGACAAGGGCTAGGCGTCCGCTGAAATGAGAGTTTAATGCGTGTAAACACCGAGTATACAGGACTAGCCCCGCGCAGAATGGCAACAGCAGAGACAAAGAAGACTTACTATCGCCAGGGGAGTCTCCACGCGTGTAAATGTGTGTCAAGAACATTTAAAAATGTACACACTGTCACCACCGATTGCATCAACTTATGCGCGCATACATAGCATACATTCTGTTACGTCGTGTAGGACAGAAAACTAGCGCAAACACATGGATCATTTCTTCTTCTGTTCCTGTGTTTGCGCAGGTTTTATTTCCACCATGAACCAAATCCAATTAGCCCAATTTTCAGTCCTAATTTAGTCGCGTCATGTGTTATTTCGTGGTATCGATCTTTATTTGCTTTATTGCGATTTCATTATCTATGAATCAGTGCCAAGTAGGCCGATCTCAGTGCTCATTATTTTGCCCGAGAACAATGCTAACTGAAGCCTGACAAGTAATCTTCATAGTtaagaaggtcgcgggatcgaatcccggctgcggcagccgcatttttgatggaggcgaaaatgcctgaggccggtgtacctagatttaggtgcacgttaaagaaccccaggtggtcgaaatttccgaagccccccataacggcgtccctcataatcatatcgtcgttttgggacgttaaacccccagcaattattattcaTTGTTAAAGAAAGTTACCCGTGGTCCGTCGGAGATACCGCAAAAGCGCTGGCACTTCTTCGTAACGCTGGCACCACCGGAAGCAGTCGCACGGCACACCGTGGTAGAACCAAAGTGCGGTACCATCTTTGTCGAATGTGACGTCAGACTCGATGGCGTTGGCTCCCAGCTCCATACCTTCGTCCACTTGCCAGATGGCGTTCGTCATGTGATAGATGTTGTAGATGGGCCTCCGACCCGAACCGCTCGcctagatagaaagagaaagatttGCTCGTATTGTTATTCATAGGACGCGTGGATTTGTTGCTTGAAAGCAGGCTGCGTTGTTAAGAATGAAGCGGTGAGTTGGGGACGCCAGCAATAACATCGGAAAAACATTTGAAGGAAAAAATTTGAAACATTTGAAACATTGAAAAAATGAAAACATTTGAAGGCTACAGGTCCTCAGACTTTCTGTGATACAGCCAAGAAATTTATTTATGTAGactatagggggtatgcactgagCCTTGATCCGCAAAGCTTCAACACCATCGCTGCGCCATCTTGGAGGTCCGTTCGTACACGCCCTCCGTGATGCCCGTGCGTCGGTGTGCAGGAGGTGTTCCAGATGTCTCTAGTCGTTTGTGCCGTACGGATCTCAGATACAGAGCGTGCAGCGAGTTTATTGCGCGTGCGGCGAGTGCGCGGAGCATCAAAATGGCGACCCCGCCGCTAGCGCTCCTCgcggatgacgtcaagtgcaAACACCCTATATATTCACCATAACAACTAATGTTATAATGAGGAAAGTAGGTAACTGGCTACGCTTAGAGAAGTCTTGGGTAGAGGTCAAACTTGGGCTTGTTCCTGTTCCATGATTAAAGATAAGGTAAACCGGGGtgaaaaaaatgtaaagaaagaagATGACCCCTTCGCGAACCACCAAGAATAACGGGACCACGCTTAAAATCTACACTTCGAAGGAACATTACCTGGTCGGGGGGAGGCATTGTAACATCATTTACGAAGAAAGGAATTTGTCTTCGCGACTTCGTCTTGCATCGCTGATTATCCAGAAAACT comes from Rhipicephalus sanguineus isolate Rsan-2018 chromosome 7, BIME_Rsan_1.4, whole genome shotgun sequence and encodes:
- the LOC119398938 gene encoding dermonecrotic toxin LiSicTox-alphaV1-like is translated as MFAQLLVIVVALLTTPDLASGSGRRPIYNIYHMTNAIWQVDEGMELGANAIESDVTFDKDGTALWFYHGVPCDCFRWCQRYEEVPALLRYLRRTTDGGIYEKSLALLFLDLKTSSVNSDKKYDAGVDIAKKLMDHLWLGGKTNNVLAMPRKLTRTDQ